In Streptomyces thermolilacinus SPC6, a single genomic region encodes these proteins:
- the gmd gene encoding GDP-mannose 4,6-dehydratase codes for MSRTALITGVTGQDGSYLSELLLSKGYTVHGLVRRSSSFNTERIDHIYQGPQESGRSFVLHHADLSDGVALVNLLRGIRPDEVYNLGAQSHVRVSFDAPLYTGDVTGLGALRLLEAVRASGIETRVYQASSSEMFGATPPPQNERTPFHPRSPYGVAKVYGYWATVNYREAYGMYAVNGILFNHESPRRGETFVTRKITRAVARIKAGLQSELYLGNLDAVRDWGYAPEYVEAMWRMLQQDEPTDYVVATGVPATVRQFLETAFGHADLDWREYVRYDAKYERPSEVDALIGDASKAEELLGWKPEVRVDELARIMVDADIRQVQDELAGVTVRVDR; via the coding sequence ATGAGCAGGACCGCACTGATCACGGGGGTCACCGGGCAGGACGGCTCGTACCTGTCGGAGCTGCTGCTGTCGAAGGGGTACACGGTCCACGGCCTGGTGCGCCGCTCGTCCAGCTTCAACACGGAGCGGATCGACCACATCTACCAGGGCCCCCAGGAGTCCGGCCGGTCGTTCGTGCTGCACCACGCCGACTTGTCCGACGGGGTGGCGCTGGTGAACCTGCTGCGCGGGATACGGCCGGACGAGGTGTACAACCTGGGCGCCCAGTCCCATGTCAGGGTCTCCTTCGACGCGCCGCTGTACACCGGGGACGTCACCGGGCTCGGGGCGCTGCGGCTGCTGGAGGCCGTACGGGCGTCGGGCATCGAGACGCGCGTCTACCAGGCGTCGTCGTCGGAGATGTTCGGCGCGACCCCGCCCCCGCAGAACGAGCGGACCCCGTTCCACCCGCGCAGCCCGTACGGCGTCGCCAAGGTGTACGGCTACTGGGCGACGGTCAACTACCGGGAGGCGTACGGGATGTACGCCGTGAACGGCATCCTGTTCAACCACGAGTCGCCGCGCCGCGGCGAGACCTTCGTAACCCGCAAGATCACGCGGGCGGTCGCCCGGATCAAGGCGGGCCTCCAGAGCGAGCTGTACCTCGGCAACCTGGACGCCGTCCGCGACTGGGGGTACGCCCCCGAGTACGTGGAAGCGATGTGGCGGATGCTCCAGCAGGACGAGCCGACGGACTACGTCGTCGCGACGGGCGTCCCGGCGACCGTGCGGCAGTTCCTGGAGACGGCGTTCGGCCACGCGGACCTCGACTGGCGCGAGTACGTCCGGTACGACGCCAAGTACGAGCGGCCCAGCGAGGTGGACGCGCTGATCGGCGACGCCAGCAAGGCGGAGGAGCTGCTCGGCTGGAAGCCGGAGGTACGGGTGGACGAGCTGGCCCGGATCATGGTGGACGCCGACATCCGCCAGGTCCAGGACGAGCTGGCCGGGGTGACCGTCCGCGTGGACCGCTGA
- a CDS encoding CBM96 family carbohydrate-binding protein: MKRSRGLHAALALSLAAGLGAVAAPQATALTAPVPFTADDLPTWQTNGIVWALAEASGVVFAGGTFSAVRPPEGASGTERQALNFVALDAATGAPTDCRLSFTVSSGTATVRALAVSPDKRTLYAGGYFGAVNGMPVSSVAAIDIATCAPKDPFNAAFPATVRALAVTDDTVYAGGDFTTVNGQPRARYAAVDATTGALRPFRADVDEPGRAVEVTPDGRHALLGGDFFTVNGASSHALAVVDATTGANVKTYPGFIMNSSVVKDIDTDATGFYTANEGTGGFDGRIALELNTLEQRWRDTCLGATQAVESHKGVLYSASHAHDCGLVGEFPDGRRYHFLAQPTTSVGKLGWFPDTNDGIGEGIGPRVITIAAKDGVEYLWSGGEFTTVNGAPAQGLTRFASTGDTGRPTTPVADAASVKPGEVHVRWRTSLDLDDSRLTYKVYRDGAATPVATVAADSLPWHRPQASFTDTGLTPGTTHTYRVTATDGAGNVSGLSATVSATVAVSAQPYASQVIADGAQLYWRYDDTVTPYVADSSNGDTSGLQSGAPVQGQPGVVADGSKAFGFDGVDAKVYSDRRVTVGDAYTIETWFRTTTTRGGKLIGFGNNTTRNSGRYDKHIYMNNWGQLYFGAYDGTARYLSTPGTYNDGKWHHVVGTQGPSGMTLYVDGRRIGGNGYSGHERYAGYWHIGGDAVGNWPSRPSSNYFAGQLDETAVYPTALTATQVAGHYARASQKGDTVTTVTPVADTYVNGASTGTNYGAATSLAVRGSAAYETYLRFTLPAAPAGTRLAGASLEVRTDSSATAGSTDPVLVRPVTGAWSETGVTYATKPAVGTRVLGTLTPPAGPSSGASVQLDPEAVAAALGGDYSVALTGGGTDALWLWSREAPASGGTPRLTLTFSPL; encoded by the coding sequence ATGAAGAGATCCAGAGGGCTGCACGCCGCCCTCGCCCTGTCCCTGGCGGCCGGTCTGGGGGCGGTCGCCGCTCCGCAGGCCACCGCACTCACCGCACCGGTGCCCTTCACCGCGGACGACCTGCCCACCTGGCAGACCAACGGCATCGTCTGGGCTCTCGCCGAGGCGAGCGGCGTGGTCTTCGCGGGCGGCACCTTCTCCGCCGTACGGCCCCCCGAGGGCGCGTCCGGCACCGAGCGGCAGGCGCTGAACTTCGTCGCGCTCGACGCGGCGACGGGCGCCCCCACCGACTGCCGGCTGTCGTTCACGGTCTCCTCCGGCACCGCCACCGTGCGCGCCCTGGCCGTGTCGCCCGACAAGCGCACCCTGTACGCGGGCGGCTACTTCGGCGCCGTCAACGGCATGCCCGTGTCCAGCGTCGCCGCCATCGACATCGCGACCTGCGCCCCGAAGGACCCCTTCAACGCGGCCTTCCCCGCCACCGTGCGCGCCCTCGCCGTCACCGACGACACGGTGTACGCGGGCGGCGACTTCACCACCGTCAACGGCCAGCCCCGCGCGCGGTACGCCGCCGTGGACGCGACGACCGGCGCCCTGCGGCCGTTCCGGGCCGACGTCGACGAGCCGGGCCGGGCCGTCGAGGTCACCCCCGACGGACGGCACGCCCTGCTCGGCGGCGACTTCTTCACCGTCAACGGCGCCTCCTCGCACGCCCTCGCCGTGGTGGACGCCACGACCGGCGCGAACGTCAAGACGTACCCGGGCTTCATCATGAACAGCTCGGTCGTCAAGGACATCGACACGGACGCCACCGGCTTCTACACCGCCAACGAGGGAACCGGCGGCTTCGACGGCCGGATCGCCCTGGAGCTGAACACCCTGGAGCAGCGCTGGCGGGACACCTGCCTGGGCGCCACCCAGGCCGTCGAGTCCCACAAGGGCGTGCTGTACAGCGCCTCGCACGCGCACGACTGCGGTCTCGTCGGAGAGTTCCCCGACGGCCGCCGCTACCACTTCCTCGCGCAGCCGACGACGTCCGTCGGCAAGCTGGGCTGGTTCCCCGACACCAACGACGGCATCGGGGAGGGCATCGGCCCGCGTGTGATCACGATCGCCGCCAAGGACGGCGTCGAATACCTGTGGTCGGGCGGCGAGTTCACCACCGTCAACGGCGCCCCCGCCCAGGGCCTCACCCGCTTCGCCTCCACCGGCGACACGGGCCGGCCCACCACGCCCGTCGCCGACGCGGCCAGCGTCAAACCGGGCGAGGTCCACGTCCGCTGGCGCACCAGCCTCGACCTGGACGACAGCCGCCTCACGTACAAGGTGTACCGGGACGGCGCGGCCACCCCGGTCGCCACCGTCGCCGCCGACTCGCTGCCCTGGCACCGCCCGCAGGCGTCGTTCACCGACACGGGCCTCACCCCGGGCACCACCCACACCTACCGGGTGACCGCCACGGACGGCGCCGGGAACGTCAGCGGCCTGTCCGCCACGGTCAGCGCCACCGTCGCGGTGTCCGCGCAGCCGTACGCCTCCCAGGTCATCGCCGACGGCGCCCAGCTGTACTGGCGCTACGACGACACGGTCACCCCGTACGTCGCGGACTCCTCCAACGGGGACACGAGCGGCCTCCAGTCCGGCGCGCCCGTCCAGGGCCAGCCCGGCGTGGTCGCGGACGGCAGCAAGGCGTTCGGGTTCGACGGCGTGGACGCCAAGGTGTACAGCGACCGGCGGGTCACCGTCGGCGACGCGTACACGATCGAGACGTGGTTCAGGACCACCACGACACGCGGCGGCAAGCTGATCGGGTTCGGCAACAACACCACCCGCAACAGCGGCCGGTACGACAAGCACATCTACATGAACAACTGGGGCCAGCTGTACTTCGGCGCCTACGACGGCACCGCCCGCTACCTCAGCACCCCGGGCACGTACAACGACGGCAAGTGGCACCACGTCGTCGGCACCCAGGGCCCCTCCGGGATGACCCTGTACGTCGACGGCAGGCGCATCGGCGGCAACGGCTACTCCGGCCACGAGCGGTACGCCGGGTACTGGCACATCGGCGGCGACGCCGTCGGCAACTGGCCGTCCCGCCCGTCGAGCAACTACTTCGCCGGGCAGCTCGACGAGACCGCCGTCTACCCGACCGCGCTCACCGCCACCCAGGTCGCGGGCCACTACGCGCGCGCCTCCCAGAAGGGCGACACGGTCACCACCGTGACCCCGGTCGCGGACACGTACGTCAACGGGGCCTCCACCGGCACCAACTACGGCGCCGCGACCTCGCTGGCCGTGCGCGGCAGCGCCGCCTACGAGACGTACCTCCGCTTCACCCTGCCCGCCGCCCCCGCCGGGACGCGGCTCGCCGGGGCGTCGCTGGAGGTCCGCACCGACTCGTCGGCCACCGCCGGGTCCACCGACCCCGTGCTGGTACGGCCGGTCACCGGCGCCTGGTCGGAGACCGGGGTCACGTACGCGACGAAACCGGCGGTCGGCACCCGGGTGCTGGGCACGCTCACCCCGCCCGCGGGCCCGAGCTCCGGCGCGTCCGTCCAGCTCGACCCGGAGGCCGTCGCCGCCGCGCTGGGCGGCGACTACAGCGTGGCGCTGACCGGCGGGGGCACGGACGCCCTGTGGCTCTGGTCCCGCGAGGCCCCCGCCTCGGGCGGCACGCCCCGGCTGACCCTCACCTTCTCCCCGCTGTAG
- a CDS encoding glycosyltransferase: MRVLHAVTLHSPTGAFGGPVRVALNLAHGLRERGHDPRLLALADGSGPVPPTDVEGVPARLYPARRLLPLGFSGITSPALLAAAGRLVRGADVVHVHLARDLVTLPVALAALRARVPLVLQTHGMVDPSDRLLAKVLDAVAVRRVLRGADAVLHLTAHERRGLDAVVGEPLPHAVRLVNGVPRQEARPAPGGPPRILYAARLQARKRPCDFVAAAPEVLRRHPDARFVVAGPDEGELPAVRALIDRLGLRERVECVGALGSAQVLDELRRAHVYVLPSVDEPFPMSVLESLSVGTPAVVTESNGLASAVREAGAGRVVADASGLAGAVLELLEPEVAEKASAAAHALAGSAFSMDAVVDELLAVYGGAADRRRA, from the coding sequence CTGCGCGTCCTGCACGCCGTCACCCTGCACTCCCCCACCGGCGCGTTCGGCGGGCCCGTACGGGTCGCCCTGAACCTGGCGCACGGGCTGCGCGAGCGGGGTCACGACCCGCGCCTGCTGGCCCTGGCCGACGGGTCCGGGCCGGTACCGCCGACGGACGTGGAGGGCGTGCCCGCCCGGCTGTACCCGGCGCGGCGGCTGCTGCCGCTCGGCTTCAGCGGGATCACCTCACCGGCGCTGCTCGCCGCAGCGGGGCGCCTGGTGCGGGGCGCCGACGTGGTCCACGTGCACCTGGCCCGGGACCTGGTGACCCTGCCGGTGGCGCTGGCCGCGCTGCGCGCGCGGGTGCCGCTGGTGCTCCAGACGCACGGCATGGTGGACCCCAGCGACCGGCTCCTGGCGAAGGTCCTCGACGCGGTGGCCGTACGGCGGGTGCTGCGCGGCGCCGACGCCGTACTGCACCTCACCGCGCACGAGCGGCGCGGCCTGGACGCGGTCGTCGGGGAGCCGCTGCCGCACGCGGTGCGGCTGGTCAACGGCGTTCCCCGGCAGGAGGCGCGGCCCGCCCCCGGGGGGCCGCCGAGGATTCTGTACGCGGCGCGGCTGCAGGCCCGCAAGCGTCCGTGCGACTTCGTGGCCGCCGCGCCGGAGGTGCTGCGCCGCCACCCGGACGCGCGGTTCGTGGTGGCGGGCCCCGACGAGGGTGAACTGCCCGCCGTGCGGGCGCTGATCGACCGGCTGGGGCTGCGCGAGCGGGTGGAGTGCGTGGGCGCGCTGGGCTCGGCCCAGGTGCTGGACGAGCTGCGGCGGGCGCATGTGTACGTGCTGCCGTCGGTGGACGAGCCGTTCCCGATGTCGGTGCTGGAGTCACTGTCGGTGGGCACCCCGGCCGTGGTGACCGAGTCGAACGGGCTGGCGTCGGCGGTCCGGGAGGCGGGCGCGGGCCGGGTCGTGGCGGACGCGTCGGGCCTCGCGGGCGCCGTCCTGGAGCTGCTGGAGCCGGAGGTGGCGGAGAAGGCGTCGGCGGCGGCGCACGCGCTGGCCGGTTCGGCCTTCTCCATGGACGCCGTGGTGGACGAGCTGCTGGCCGTGTACGGCGGGGCGGCGGACCGCCGCCGGGCGTAG
- a CDS encoding WcaF family extracellular polysaccharide biosynthesis acetyltransferase — MRDLSAFTLAGYDKGRGKLTQALWFAVMNLVFTAWWCPARLRVALLRAFGATIGENVLIRHRVRVLWPWKLTVGDHTWIGEGAWLLNLEPVTLGAHVCVSQEALLCTGSHDHRAAGFRYRNAPITVEDGAWVAARATVLAGTRVGRHSVVGAGAVLHRDLPELTLHTADGTRRPVEEPM, encoded by the coding sequence ATGCGCGACCTGTCCGCGTTCACGCTGGCCGGGTACGACAAGGGCCGGGGCAAGCTCACCCAGGCCCTGTGGTTCGCCGTCATGAACCTGGTCTTCACGGCCTGGTGGTGCCCGGCCCGGCTGCGGGTCGCCCTGCTGCGGGCGTTCGGCGCGACGATCGGCGAGAACGTGCTCATACGGCACCGGGTGCGCGTCCTGTGGCCGTGGAAGCTGACCGTCGGCGACCACACCTGGATCGGTGAGGGCGCCTGGCTGCTCAACCTGGAGCCGGTCACCCTCGGGGCGCACGTCTGCGTCTCGCAGGAGGCGCTGCTGTGCACGGGGAGCCACGACCACCGCGCCGCCGGCTTCCGGTACCGCAACGCGCCCATCACCGTCGAGGACGGCGCCTGGGTCGCGGCCCGCGCCACCGTCCTCGCCGGCACCCGCGTCGGCCGCCACTCCGTCGTCGGCGCCGGGGCCGTGCTCCACCGGGACCTGCCCGAGCTGACCCTGCACACCGCGGACGGCACGCGCCGCCCCGTCGAGGAGCCCATGTGA
- a CDS encoding O-antigen polysaccharide polymerase Wzy family protein, whose product MPPPFRPRTLLSRALSVPLVLGLSGFLPLVVVSQSGEGPRDAAFWLQAVLTVYCGVRLSAMVLTSRRKLLQATFWMFCYMAMGVAPLAQAVLGRVPTPVVGPREDLVQAVSLVLLGCFAFDVGALLARYRTPRHRERGSGGRDSGRESGRETGRAADPDGRPVLIHRRRLMLLVLAAFACGGLLIVKLGGPAVFFSSRQEIIASIEDAGVSGDGSQAGQAFLRGFGTVPPLIALLVYTRWLITSRRARRTWSVVTVFGALVVLNVIVNNPVSNPRYWFLTVLFALLFTAFPVSAAMYRASLSLGVVVALLVFPFADRFRYDENNARQIETTSFLEPLALKDYDQVGMFANTITYVESGQGHTYGYQLAGSLLFAVPRSVWADKPSDTGVMVGEWMGAVNTNLSSPVWAELWIDFGPVGMTAGMAALGYAAARVDRRVARRAVRGSPTGSLLLITAPLVAGYSFILVRGPLLQATGKVAIAALCLALIATYRTDRGARLG is encoded by the coding sequence CTGCCGCCGCCGTTCCGGCCGCGCACCCTGCTGTCGCGGGCGCTGTCCGTGCCGCTCGTCCTGGGCCTCTCCGGCTTCCTGCCGCTCGTCGTCGTCTCCCAGTCCGGCGAGGGCCCGCGCGACGCGGCGTTCTGGCTCCAGGCCGTCCTCACCGTGTACTGCGGGGTGCGGCTGTCCGCGATGGTGCTGACCTCCCGCCGCAAGCTGCTCCAGGCGACGTTCTGGATGTTCTGCTACATGGCGATGGGCGTCGCCCCGCTGGCGCAGGCCGTCCTCGGGCGTGTCCCGACCCCGGTCGTCGGCCCGCGCGAGGACCTGGTCCAGGCCGTGTCGCTGGTCCTGCTGGGCTGTTTCGCCTTCGACGTGGGCGCCCTCCTCGCCCGGTACCGCACCCCCCGCCACCGCGAACGCGGCAGCGGCGGACGGGACTCCGGGCGGGAGTCCGGGCGGGAGACCGGGCGGGCCGCCGACCCCGACGGGCGGCCCGTGCTGATCCACCGCAGGCGCCTGATGCTGCTGGTCCTCGCCGCCTTCGCGTGCGGCGGGCTTCTGATCGTCAAACTGGGCGGCCCCGCCGTCTTCTTCAGCAGCCGCCAGGAGATCATCGCCAGCATCGAGGACGCGGGCGTCTCCGGCGACGGCTCCCAGGCGGGCCAGGCGTTCCTGCGCGGCTTCGGCACGGTCCCGCCGCTGATCGCGCTCCTCGTGTACACGCGCTGGCTGATCACGTCCCGCCGGGCCCGCCGCACCTGGTCCGTCGTCACCGTCTTCGGCGCGCTCGTCGTCCTGAACGTCATCGTCAACAACCCGGTCTCGAACCCGCGCTACTGGTTCCTCACCGTGCTGTTCGCGCTGCTGTTCACCGCGTTCCCGGTGAGCGCCGCCATGTACCGGGCGTCCCTGAGCCTCGGCGTGGTCGTCGCGCTGCTCGTCTTCCCGTTCGCCGACCGCTTCCGGTACGACGAGAACAACGCGCGCCAGATCGAGACGACGTCGTTCCTGGAACCGCTGGCGCTGAAGGACTACGACCAGGTCGGCATGTTCGCCAACACGATCACCTACGTGGAGTCCGGGCAGGGCCACACGTACGGCTACCAGCTCGCCGGGTCGCTGCTGTTCGCCGTGCCCCGCTCGGTGTGGGCGGACAAGCCGTCCGACACGGGCGTGATGGTCGGCGAGTGGATGGGCGCCGTCAACACCAACCTGTCGTCCCCGGTGTGGGCGGAGCTGTGGATCGACTTCGGGCCCGTCGGCATGACGGCGGGCATGGCGGCCCTCGGGTACGCCGCCGCGCGCGTGGACCGGCGGGTGGCACGGCGCGCGGTGCGGGGCTCCCCGACCGGCAGCCTGCTGCTGATCACGGCGCCGCTGGTGGCGGGGTACTCCTTCATCCTCGTACGCGGCCCGCTCCTCCAGGCCACCGGCAAGGTCGCCATCGCCGCGCTGTGCCTGGCGCTCATCGCCACGTACCGCACCGACCGCGGGGCCCGCCTGGGCTGA
- a CDS encoding MATE family efflux transporter yields MRGRTAAVASVLDQGAAGLTNILVLVLAARLSTAAGFAEFSMVYLVFTVALGLFMAYVGQALVLVRGGAGAVASACRSALAFTAAGALATGVVLALAGVVLPPGARALVALGAVLPVVLLQDAARYCFSLLGRPHHALAADGLRLASTVAVLAAQPAGASPARLVLAWGLAALPGLLVAGLLLRRPLAGARAQVRRYLRRGHLGRRFVVEFAVGNGSSQVAVLCLGLVGGPLAVGALRGASALFGPLNVFFGAANGFGPPLLNRLGGGRSVVRVTLLLGCALAATGAVWGGVWWLLPDGWGRRVLGESWPAVAALLPASAAQYTLMGLGVSALLTLRVLSPRETLPVQVVFSLLSVALLYAGFAAGGAVGAAWGLAGGSAAKALAAWVRVARVRRRADRAPEAAAVAGV; encoded by the coding sequence CTGCGGGGGCGTACGGCCGCTGTGGCCTCCGTGCTGGACCAGGGCGCGGCGGGGCTGACGAACATCCTGGTGCTGGTGCTGGCCGCGCGGCTCTCGACGGCGGCCGGGTTCGCCGAGTTCTCCATGGTGTACCTGGTGTTCACCGTGGCGCTGGGCCTGTTCATGGCGTACGTCGGGCAGGCGCTGGTGCTGGTGCGGGGCGGTGCGGGCGCGGTGGCGTCGGCCTGCCGCTCGGCGCTGGCCTTCACCGCCGCCGGGGCGCTCGCCACCGGGGTGGTGCTGGCGCTGGCGGGTGTCGTGCTGCCGCCGGGCGCGCGGGCGCTGGTGGCGCTGGGCGCGGTGCTGCCGGTGGTGCTGCTCCAGGACGCGGCACGGTACTGCTTCTCGCTGCTGGGCCGCCCGCACCACGCGCTGGCCGCCGACGGGCTGCGGCTCGCCTCGACGGTGGCCGTGCTTGCCGCGCAGCCCGCCGGGGCGTCGCCCGCGCGGCTCGTACTGGCCTGGGGGCTGGCCGCGCTGCCGGGGCTCCTGGTGGCGGGGCTGCTGCTGCGGCGGCCGCTGGCGGGGGCGCGGGCGCAGGTGCGGCGGTATCTGCGGCGCGGGCATCTGGGGCGGCGGTTCGTCGTGGAGTTCGCGGTGGGCAACGGTTCCAGCCAGGTCGCCGTGCTGTGCCTGGGTCTGGTGGGCGGCCCGCTCGCGGTGGGCGCGCTGCGGGGCGCCTCCGCCCTGTTCGGGCCGCTGAACGTGTTCTTCGGCGCGGCGAACGGCTTCGGGCCGCCGCTGCTGAACCGGCTCGGCGGCGGGCGGTCCGTGGTGCGGGTGACGCTGCTGCTGGGGTGCGCGCTCGCCGCGACGGGCGCGGTGTGGGGCGGGGTGTGGTGGCTGCTGCCGGACGGCTGGGGCCGCCGCGTGCTGGGCGAGTCGTGGCCGGCGGTCGCGGCGCTGCTGCCCGCGTCGGCCGCGCAGTACACGCTGATGGGCCTCGGCGTGAGCGCCCTGCTGACGCTGCGGGTGCTGAGCCCGCGCGAGACGCTGCCGGTGCAGGTGGTGTTCTCGCTGCTGTCGGTGGCGCTGCTGTACGCGGGGTTCGCGGCGGGCGGCGCGGTCGGCGCGGCGTGGGGCCTCGCGGGCGGTTCGGCGGCGAAGGCCCTGGCCGCGTGGGTGCGGGTGGCCCGGGTACGGCGCCGGGCGGACCGGGCCCCCGAGGCCGCCGCCGTCGCGGGGGTGTGA